The proteins below come from a single Edaphobacter acidisoli genomic window:
- a CDS encoding tetratricopeptide repeat protein: MARANQVDDVTRYSRQDVLRILRLNPRHLAAWERAGLVSPCEEYSFADMGRLRKLRELQAVKRLSAQNIRASVEAMQRIAGVRNALIETCAVRQGSRLAFRHGGSLFEPLTQQLAFDFDASSGRSVQMTPAQTQQSVQQVAEVQEVFLRAVRLEESAATIPAAIELYREVLVSNPNHAPALINMGTIHYNMRQYEAAEGFYRRATVADPDYALAFFDLGNVLDEMQRLDEATTSYQRAVALVPQYADAHYNLALAYERQGQRRRALRHWLTYVRLDPVGPWANHAKEQARKILSSEKLSIVSRRGRLVRAAG, from the coding sequence ATGGCCAGGGCCAACCAAGTTGACGACGTGACCCGATACAGCCGTCAGGATGTTCTTCGTATTCTGCGTCTCAATCCTCGCCATCTTGCCGCGTGGGAACGAGCAGGACTTGTCTCTCCTTGTGAAGAATATTCTTTTGCCGACATGGGTCGTCTGCGTAAGCTGCGCGAGTTACAGGCCGTGAAGCGGCTCTCGGCCCAGAATATTCGGGCATCTGTGGAAGCGATGCAGCGAATAGCAGGAGTACGCAATGCTCTGATCGAAACCTGTGCTGTACGCCAAGGCTCGCGGCTCGCATTCCGTCATGGCGGATCTCTCTTTGAACCACTAACCCAGCAACTCGCATTTGATTTCGACGCATCTTCAGGTCGTTCTGTACAAATGACGCCTGCACAAACACAGCAATCTGTGCAACAGGTAGCCGAGGTACAGGAAGTGTTTCTGCGCGCTGTACGGCTGGAGGAAAGCGCGGCCACTATCCCAGCCGCAATCGAGCTCTATCGCGAAGTATTGGTATCGAACCCGAATCACGCACCCGCCCTCATCAATATGGGTACGATTCACTACAATATGCGCCAGTACGAAGCGGCGGAAGGTTTCTATCGTAGAGCAACGGTAGCTGATCCTGATTACGCGTTGGCATTCTTCGATCTCGGTAACGTGCTCGATGAGATGCAGAGACTCGATGAGGCGACTACGTCATATCAAAGAGCTGTTGCTTTGGTCCCGCAATATGCCGATGCACACTACAATCTCGCATTAGCATACGAACGCCAAGGACAACGGCGGCGAGCCCTTCGCCATTGGCTTACCTACGTGCGACTGGATCCTGTGGGGCCATGGGCAAATCACGCGAAGGAACAAGCGCGAAAGATATTGAGCAGCGAGAAGCTTTCGATTGTAAGTCGCCGCGGACGGCTTGTGCGTGCCGCAGGCTGA
- a CDS encoding acyltransferase family protein, with the protein MTTTSNPLPGYTQAPVQTATARLLSLDLLRGLTIGFMILVNNNGSSHAYWALKHSPWNGFSPTDLVFPTFLFLVGITTVLSTAARRAKGVSRQSLFLHTLKRTIILYLLGLVVNSFPFFNLHTMRFYGVLPRIAICYFIVATLYLLSPGWKNKVAIAVAALIGYWVLMRFVTVPGYGTPTHQIPLLDPDRNLAALIDRHIFSASHLYERTRDPEGLLSTIPAIATTLMGLLTGLWLRTNNSLRRKANAIAIAGLSSAALGALWALEFPINKKLWTSSFVLYAGGLSLMLLALAIWIVDARRSKQSEVKNGRNPLVFTFLLVFGTNAITAYVLSELLASALASVHIGHMTLKHWIYSGILAWMPDSGISSLIYSLGFVAVCWLPVYVLYRKRIFVKI; encoded by the coding sequence ATGACCACGACAAGCAATCCGCTGCCTGGTTACACCCAGGCTCCGGTGCAAACCGCAACAGCCCGTCTGCTCTCACTCGACTTGCTGCGCGGCCTGACAATCGGCTTCATGATCCTGGTGAATAACAACGGGAGTTCCCATGCCTACTGGGCTCTAAAACACTCCCCTTGGAACGGCTTCTCGCCCACTGACCTTGTCTTTCCGACGTTTCTGTTCCTGGTAGGCATCACTACTGTTCTCTCGACGGCGGCCAGACGAGCAAAGGGCGTCTCACGACAGTCACTTTTTCTGCACACACTCAAGCGGACCATCATCCTCTATCTGCTTGGTCTCGTGGTCAACAGCTTCCCATTTTTCAACCTGCACACCATGCGCTTCTACGGTGTGCTACCTAGAATTGCGATCTGTTACTTCATTGTCGCCACACTCTATCTGCTAAGCCCTGGCTGGAAGAATAAAGTCGCAATTGCAGTGGCCGCATTGATTGGTTACTGGGTGCTGATGCGGTTCGTTACTGTACCCGGCTATGGCACGCCAACGCATCAGATCCCACTGCTTGATCCCGATCGAAATTTAGCTGCACTAATTGACCGGCACATCTTCTCCGCGTCGCATCTGTACGAGCGGACCCGCGACCCAGAAGGCTTACTCAGCACAATTCCCGCAATAGCAACCACACTCATGGGCCTTCTGACCGGCCTCTGGCTGCGCACCAATAACTCGCTCCGCCGCAAGGCGAATGCAATCGCTATCGCAGGGCTATCGAGCGCAGCACTCGGCGCGCTCTGGGCACTCGAATTTCCCATCAACAAGAAGCTCTGGACCAGTTCGTTCGTGTTGTACGCGGGCGGCCTCAGCCTGATGCTGCTCGCCCTCGCCATCTGGATCGTCGATGCGCGCAGATCAAAACAAAGTGAAGTCAAGAATGGTCGCAATCCACTCGTCTTCACCTTCCTGCTCGTCTTCGGCACAAACGCGATCACAGCCTATGTTCTGTCCGAACTACTGGCATCTGCGTTAGCCAGTGTCCACATAGGCCACATGACGCTGAAGCATTGGATATACAGCGGCATACTTGCATGGATGCCGGACTCAGGCATCTCCTCACTGATTTACTCGCTGGGCTTTGTTGCGGTCTGCTGGCTACCGGTGTATGTGCTCTATCGCAAACGCATATTCGTAAAAATTTGA
- a CDS encoding alpha-N-acetylglucosaminidase, translated as MPFRRTLLWFSFTLFAFGYPFGFAQQSSTAPAEGVLSRLMPQLASQFELILSPRADGHDYFRITGTTGHIRVEGATTPTLLYGVNWYLKYVAHLQVSTNGLQLGLPGLRLPAPPQTIEKSALYRLRYALNENVDGYSAPYWDQRRWQREIDVLAMSGTNAILIERGTDLVLYQTFRDAGYSDEAIRRWITQPAHQNWQLMGNMCCFDETVTMELMKKRAHSAKNLIDELRSLGITPVLPGYYGVVPADFATLHPGAHIITQGEWNGFTRPGWLDPRDPEFDKLASSFYRHQHELYGDTSIYDMEVFQEGGNAGNVPVSEAAKCVQQALERAHPGALWMLMAWQRNPTPELLAALDTSHLLIADIMQGRVPFNDRDTTFRGAPWLFGGLWEFGGRTTMGAPLYDYAVRFPEMAQRKGSHIAGTALFTEGLDTNPFAFDLYTEMAWHATPVNLQHWTDGYALRRYGEGDLHARRAWQILLKTAYSYRADGNMHHGERDASQDSLFNAEPSLTAMRAASPAPDVLRYNPADLAPALTELLEVSPKLRGTETYRYDLVDVARQVMANEARIMLPQIKSAYDTKDKKAFSRLTSEWLRRMQLQNDLLRTNQYFLLGRWLSYVPAWASSPAELDRLNYDARSILTTWGERKASEQGGLHEYGNKDWAGLTNDYYMPRWKMYFNSLATSLDTGKPPKPIDWYAFGDRWNHGRKHFSAMPSGDSYAAALAIARELHLAPEQVAASAQLR; from the coding sequence ATGCCTTTCAGACGTACTTTGCTTTGGTTCTCATTCACTCTCTTCGCTTTTGGTTACCCTTTCGGATTTGCTCAGCAGTCTTCGACGGCTCCGGCTGAAGGTGTTCTGAGCCGGCTGATGCCTCAGTTAGCCTCGCAGTTTGAATTGATTCTTTCCCCACGTGCAGATGGCCACGATTACTTTCGTATTACCGGAACAACCGGTCACATTCGCGTTGAAGGTGCCACGACTCCCACGCTGCTCTATGGGGTGAACTGGTATCTAAAGTATGTCGCGCACCTCCAGGTCTCAACCAATGGTCTGCAGCTCGGATTGCCTGGCCTGCGTCTGCCCGCTCCCCCGCAGACGATAGAAAAGTCCGCGCTCTATCGCTTGCGCTATGCATTGAACGAAAACGTCGATGGCTACTCGGCACCTTATTGGGACCAGAGACGTTGGCAGCGGGAGATCGATGTTCTTGCGATGAGCGGCACCAACGCTATCTTGATCGAGCGTGGCACAGACCTTGTGCTCTATCAGACGTTCCGCGACGCCGGTTACTCGGATGAGGCAATCCGCCGCTGGATTACCCAACCCGCACACCAAAACTGGCAGCTGATGGGCAACATGTGTTGTTTCGACGAGACAGTCACGATGGAACTGATGAAAAAGCGTGCCCACTCGGCAAAAAATTTAATCGATGAGTTACGCAGTCTCGGCATCACACCGGTGCTGCCGGGCTACTATGGGGTAGTTCCTGCGGACTTCGCCACACTGCACCCTGGCGCGCACATCATCACGCAGGGTGAGTGGAATGGCTTCACGCGGCCCGGATGGCTCGACCCTCGCGACCCGGAATTCGACAAGCTCGCATCGTCGTTTTACAGGCATCAGCACGAACTGTATGGAGACACTTCGATCTATGACATGGAGGTGTTTCAGGAAGGCGGCAACGCGGGAAACGTTCCCGTCAGCGAAGCCGCAAAGTGTGTGCAGCAGGCACTTGAGCGTGCACATCCCGGTGCGTTGTGGATGCTGATGGCATGGCAGCGAAACCCCACGCCGGAATTGTTAGCCGCACTAGATACAAGCCATCTATTAATCGCAGACATCATGCAGGGACGCGTTCCATTCAACGATCGCGACACGACGTTCCGAGGCGCACCATGGCTATTCGGTGGCCTGTGGGAGTTCGGTGGGCGCACCACCATGGGCGCTCCGCTCTATGATTATGCCGTGCGCTTTCCCGAGATGGCTCAGCGCAAAGGCAGCCACATCGCCGGCACCGCGTTGTTCACCGAAGGCCTCGACACCAACCCATTCGCATTCGATCTGTATACCGAGATGGCCTGGCACGCGACTCCAGTGAATCTACAGCACTGGACGGACGGCTATGCGCTGCGACGCTATGGTGAGGGCGACCTTCACGCACGCCGCGCATGGCAAATCCTGCTCAAGACCGCCTATAGCTATCGCGCCGACGGCAATATGCATCACGGCGAACGGGACGCCTCGCAGGATTCTTTGTTCAATGCAGAGCCGTCACTGACGGCAATGCGTGCAGCTTCGCCAGCCCCTGATGTCCTACGCTACAACCCCGCCGATCTTGCTCCCGCGTTAACCGAGTTACTGGAAGTCTCGCCAAAACTGCGCGGAACCGAAACCTACCGTTACGATCTCGTCGATGTAGCGCGGCAGGTAATGGCAAATGAAGCTCGCATTATGCTTCCACAGATTAAGAGTGCATATGACACCAAAGACAAGAAGGCGTTCTCTCGGCTCACCTCCGAGTGGCTCCGTCGAATGCAGCTGCAGAATGATCTGCTCAGAACCAATCAGTATTTCCTCCTCGGGCGCTGGCTGTCGTATGTTCCAGCGTGGGCATCGTCCCCTGCGGAACTGGACCGGCTCAATTACGACGCACGCTCGATCCTGACCACATGGGGAGAACGCAAAGCCAGCGAGCAAGGTGGGTTGCACGAGTATGGCAATAAGGACTGGGCCGGACTAACGAACGACTACTATATGCCGCGATGGAAGATGTACTTTAACTCGCTCGCCACTTCGCTGGACACGGGCAAGCCACCAAAGCCCATTGACTGGTATGCTTTTGGCGATCGCTGGAACCACGGCCGGAAGCACTTCAGCGCAATGCCCTCCGGAGACAGCTACGCAGCCGCGCTGGCGATAGCTCGCGAACTGCATCTTGCTCCGGAGCAGGTTGCAGCTTCGGCACAGCTCAGGTAG
- a CDS encoding HesB/IscA family protein produces the protein MAMVTIQTAAELEASRHQAVSGEKKDPLAGMKLLTAEGQEPRAKNAIEITEKALKRIRIAMAKEGVSPEQGGLRVGIQGGGCSGLSYSIRFDSQPRERDRVYVFGADVETAGDPTRGAPIRVFVDPKSFLYLAGMVLDFEETLMRQGFNFINPNSSKSCGCGSSFSA, from the coding sequence ATGGCGATGGTGACAATACAAACCGCGGCGGAGTTGGAGGCGAGCAGGCATCAAGCTGTCTCCGGCGAGAAGAAAGACCCGCTTGCCGGAATGAAACTGCTTACCGCTGAAGGTCAGGAGCCGCGTGCGAAGAACGCCATCGAGATCACCGAAAAGGCACTGAAGCGCATCCGCATTGCAATGGCGAAGGAGGGCGTGTCGCCAGAGCAGGGTGGTCTGCGAGTAGGCATCCAAGGAGGTGGCTGCTCGGGCTTGAGCTACTCGATCCGATTCGATTCACAGCCTCGCGAGCGAGATCGTGTGTATGTCTTCGGCGCAGATGTTGAAACGGCGGGAGACCCTACGAGGGGCGCACCCATTCGCGTCTTTGTCGATCCCAAGAGCTTTCTTTATTTGGCAGGGATGGTACTGGACTTTGAAGAGACGCTGATGCGGCAGGGCTTCAACTTCATCAATCCGAATTCGAGCAAGAGCTGCGGTTGCGGCTCCAGCTTCTCCGCCTAA
- the iscU gene encoding Fe-S cluster assembly scaffold IscU — protein sequence MSYSDKVVDHYNHPRNVGTLDKSATEVGTGLVGAPECGDVMRLQIKVNPETQVIEDAKFKTFGCGSAIASSSLATEWVKGKTVEEALTISNTDIVKELSLPPVKIHCSVLAEDAIRAAIGDWKKKNNVVETAAATAAH from the coding sequence ATGTCATACAGCGATAAGGTAGTTGACCACTACAACCATCCCCGGAATGTCGGCACGCTGGACAAGAGCGCGACCGAGGTTGGCACCGGCCTGGTCGGCGCTCCTGAGTGCGGCGACGTGATGCGCCTGCAAATCAAAGTGAATCCCGAGACGCAGGTGATCGAGGACGCGAAGTTCAAGACCTTCGGCTGCGGCTCCGCCATCGCCAGCTCATCACTTGCGACCGAGTGGGTGAAGGGCAAGACGGTCGAAGAGGCGCTCACGATCTCGAACACCGACATCGTAAAGGAACTGTCGCTTCCTCCGGTGAAGATCCACTGCTCGGTGCTGGCGGAAGACGCGATCCGCGCCGCGATTGGCGACTGGAAGAAGAAGAACAATGTCGTCGAGACGGCCGCTGCTACTGCAGCGCACTAA
- a CDS encoding IscS subfamily cysteine desulfurase, giving the protein MSNNGVVVSESNTPVPEGVHLPIYMDNHATTPLDPRVLEAMMPYFTTVFGNAASRNHSYGWEAEKAVEKSREQIAKLIGATAKEIIFTSGATESNNLALKGIAEMYRERGNHIITQATEHKAVLDTCKKLEKQGFRVTYLPVQADGLIDLEDLKRAMDDKTILVSIMYANNEIGVIQPIAEIGKLCHEKGIIFHTDAVQAVGKITVDVQKDNIDVLSLSGHKIYGPKGVGALYVRRRNPRVQISEQINGGGHERGMRSGTLNVPGIVGLGAACEICSKEMEAEAKRERELRDYLRNKLETALDYTKVNGNMDHHLPGNLNMSFIYVEGESLLMGINDVAVSSGSACTSATLEPSYVLKSLGLGDDVAHSSIRFGLGRFNTKAEVDYVADKIIDVVRKLRELSPLYEMVKEGIDLSKIEWAAH; this is encoded by the coding sequence ATGAGCAACAACGGGGTAGTGGTCAGCGAATCGAATACGCCGGTTCCCGAGGGCGTGCATCTTCCTATTTACATGGACAACCATGCAACGACACCACTCGATCCGCGCGTGCTGGAAGCCATGATGCCGTACTTTACGACTGTCTTCGGCAACGCAGCCAGCCGCAACCATAGCTACGGTTGGGAAGCAGAAAAGGCAGTCGAGAAGTCCCGCGAGCAAATTGCAAAGCTGATCGGCGCGACAGCGAAGGAGATCATTTTCACTTCGGGCGCGACCGAGTCTAATAATCTTGCACTCAAGGGCATCGCGGAGATGTACCGCGAACGCGGCAATCACATCATCACGCAGGCCACTGAGCATAAGGCTGTTCTCGACACCTGCAAGAAGCTCGAGAAGCAGGGCTTCCGCGTGACCTATCTGCCAGTGCAGGCGGACGGCCTGATCGATCTCGAAGATCTGAAGCGCGCCATGGACGACAAGACCATCCTCGTCTCGATCATGTATGCGAACAATGAGATTGGCGTCATCCAGCCCATCGCAGAGATCGGCAAGCTGTGTCACGAGAAGGGCATCATCTTCCACACAGACGCAGTGCAGGCCGTTGGCAAAATAACTGTAGATGTCCAGAAGGACAACATCGACGTGCTGAGCCTGAGCGGGCACAAGATTTATGGCCCGAAGGGTGTGGGTGCGCTTTACGTGCGTCGTCGCAATCCGCGCGTGCAAATCTCCGAGCAGATTAATGGCGGCGGACACGAGCGTGGGATGCGTTCAGGCACGCTGAATGTTCCAGGCATCGTTGGTCTTGGCGCAGCGTGCGAGATTTGCAGCAAAGAGATGGAAGCCGAGGCGAAGCGGGAGCGCGAGCTGCGTGACTATCTCCGCAACAAACTCGAGACAGCACTCGACTACACGAAGGTGAATGGCAACATGGACCACCACCTTCCCGGCAACCTGAACATGAGCTTCATCTATGTCGAAGGTGAAAGCCTGTTGATGGGCATCAACGATGTTGCAGTCTCGTCCGGATCAGCTTGCACGTCAGCCACGCTGGAACCAAGCTACGTGCTGAAGTCACTGGGGCTGGGCGATGATGTGGCTCACAGCTCCATCCGGTTCGGGCTTGGCCGCTTCAACACGAAGGCCGAAGTGGACTACGTGGCCGACAAGATTATTGATGTCGTGCGGAAGCTGCGTGAGCTTTCGCCGCTGTACGAAATGGTCAAGGAAGGAATCGACCTCTCGAAGATCGAGTGGGCGGCGCACTAA
- a CDS encoding RrF2 family transcriptional regulator, which translates to MLRLTKKADYGLMALKYLAEQKDGSAHSAKDIAEAYHIPPQLLAKILQTLAKAGLLVSHAGTNGGYALAKSAAEISAFEVIRAIDGPLFITSCITIHGACDLTSTCTIKEPLRKVNDSIKDLLSGIFIADLIEAETEQAGSGVPVGGGLVTIAI; encoded by the coding sequence ATGCTGCGTCTGACCAAAAAAGCGGACTACGGTCTGATGGCTCTGAAGTATTTGGCGGAGCAGAAGGACGGCAGTGCTCACAGCGCTAAGGACATTGCCGAGGCGTATCACATTCCTCCTCAGCTTCTGGCAAAGATTCTCCAGACGCTGGCCAAGGCTGGGTTATTGGTTTCTCATGCGGGCACTAACGGGGGTTATGCCCTGGCAAAGTCGGCTGCAGAGATATCAGCATTTGAGGTCATCCGTGCAATAGACGGGCCGCTATTCATTACAAGTTGCATCACAATCCATGGAGCCTGCGACCTGACTAGCACCTGCACCATCAAAGAACCATTACGCAAGGTGAACGACAGCATCAAGGACTTGCTGAGCGGCATCTTCATCGCCGACCTGATCGAGGCAGAGACGGAACAGGCAGGATCAGGTGTACCAGTGGGCGGTGGGTTAGTAACGATAGCGATCTAA
- a CDS encoding CDP-alcohol phosphatidyltransferase family protein, with product MRFLNQFRAAPNLLTLMRLFIIPFLIIEILDGHYRTSFALFLLAGLSDALDGLLARALKQRTTLGQYLDPIADKLLLSTLFVVLTHVGLMPRYVTVLVFSRDLGILLIATLLFATGTLRDFRPSLIGKLNTLVQIVALLAVFCEKIFVSAHLTALRIGLVRTIAVLAPLSAAQYAWLVFQRMSQQAPAT from the coding sequence GTGCGTTTCCTCAATCAATTTCGCGCCGCACCTAATCTGCTGACGCTGATGCGGCTCTTCATTATCCCTTTTCTCATCATCGAAATACTCGATGGGCACTATCGGACTTCGTTTGCGCTGTTTCTGCTGGCCGGCCTTAGCGATGCACTCGATGGGCTGTTGGCGCGCGCACTCAAACAGCGCACTACGCTGGGGCAATACCTCGATCCAATCGCCGACAAGCTTCTGCTCAGTACCCTATTTGTCGTCCTTACACATGTGGGTCTGATGCCGCGCTATGTGACCGTGCTGGTATTTAGCCGCGACCTGGGGATACTGCTGATTGCAACTCTGCTGTTTGCCACTGGCACACTGCGGGACTTCCGTCCAAGCCTGATTGGCAAGCTCAATACATTGGTACAGATCGTGGCTCTGCTCGCAGTATTTTGCGAGAAAATTTTTGTGTCGGCGCATTTAACTGCCTTGCGCATTGGTCTGGTAAGAACGATCGCAGTACTGGCCCCTCTTTCTGCAGCGCAATATGCATGGCTAGTATTTCAACGGATGAGTCAACAAGCGCCAGCCACCTAA
- a CDS encoding tyrosine-type recombinase/integrase encodes MMASASSATRHTYSTMLAEHGNDVKVVQELMRHAKLSTTMEIYTHPRMEKKREAQSKVVDVLFGRQRLQEVVA; translated from the coding sequence ATGATGGCGAGCGCAAGCTCAGCAACCCGGCATACCTACAGCACGATGTTGGCCGAGCATGGCAACGACGTGAAGGTGGTGCAGGAACTGATGCGTCACGCGAAGCTCTCGACCACGATGGAGATCTATACGCACCCGCGAATGGAAAAGAAGCGGGAGGCGCAGAGCAAAGTCGTGGATGTGCTCTTCGGTCGTCAGCGTTTGCAGGAGGTTGTGGCGTGA
- a CDS encoding type IV secretion system protein: MQAFVFAVIAYGYVATAVCVLVGPVFIPWFIVPKMDWLFWGWLKAFIGFSFYQVVASAFIFVFSKVVIGMFHVIGTLSLANIVTVLPALLTLAFVCVYGLHKIPELTGSILGGRAGTWVGLNKE; the protein is encoded by the coding sequence ATGCAGGCATTCGTCTTCGCGGTGATCGCCTACGGCTATGTTGCCACTGCCGTGTGTGTCCTCGTCGGCCCAGTCTTCATCCCGTGGTTCATCGTGCCCAAGATGGACTGGCTCTTCTGGGGATGGTTGAAAGCCTTCATCGGCTTCAGTTTCTACCAGGTCGTAGCAAGCGCCTTCATCTTCGTCTTCTCGAAGGTCGTCATCGGGATGTTCCATGTGATCGGGACGCTCAGTCTTGCGAATATCGTGACGGTGCTGCCGGCCCTCCTCACTCTGGCCTTCGTCTGCGTCTACGGCCTGCACAAGATACCCGAACTGACCGGCTCCATCCTCGGTGGCCGCGCCGGGACGTGGGTCGGCCTCAACAAGGAGTAA
- a CDS encoding VirB8/TrbF family protein: MHKTSYSTTEAGHRFLELYAEPVVTNNYLKVALLVLAVVALTALALLYRAQTAASRLKPLVIAVSDIGRGQVMNYDDLSKVPTERVSKYYLARWAQLYYGRNHATLQRDFAESLNFFSDPLQSATLARVNKAKTLETFLLDPSAPNVDIEIRAVVLDDTRQAPYRAHIEFEKVMYSPGDQQEQNRERWAANVIFSFRGEVPNQMLLTNPLGLVISYVHEDQAFGS, translated from the coding sequence ATGCACAAGACTTCCTATTCGACGACCGAGGCAGGCCACAGGTTCCTTGAACTCTATGCCGAGCCTGTCGTCACCAACAACTATCTCAAGGTCGCGCTGCTCGTGCTCGCTGTTGTCGCGCTCACTGCGCTGGCTCTACTCTACCGGGCACAGACCGCTGCCTCACGGTTGAAGCCGCTCGTCATCGCGGTCTCGGACATCGGGCGTGGACAGGTGATGAACTACGACGACCTCTCAAAGGTCCCTACGGAGCGTGTGAGCAAGTATTACCTCGCCCGCTGGGCGCAGCTCTACTACGGACGCAATCACGCCACTTTGCAGCGCGACTTCGCCGAGTCGCTCAACTTCTTCTCGGACCCGTTGCAGTCGGCGACGCTGGCCCGCGTCAACAAGGCGAAGACGCTCGAGACCTTCCTGCTTGATCCCAGCGCACCCAACGTGGACATCGAGATCAGGGCTGTTGTGCTCGACGATACACGCCAGGCCCCATACCGCGCTCATATCGAGTTCGAGAAGGTCATGTATTCGCCCGGCGACCAGCAGGAGCAGAACCGCGAACGCTGGGCCGCAAATGTCATCTTCAGCTTCCGCGGCGAGGTTCCCAACCAGATGCTGCTCACCAACCCTCTGGGCCTTGTCATCAGCTACGTCCACGAAGACCAGGCGTTCGGGAGTTAA
- a CDS encoding helix-turn-helix domain-containing protein, protein MKKTDSRWNDTKITKGSSNIFLDLGFDEDQAAILKMRAEVMIRIEKRIAENGWTQAAAARELGISQPRVSKIKRGEWKDFSLDTLLTIASRLGLRPRLKLAA, encoded by the coding sequence ATGAAGAAGACCGATTCCCGTTGGAACGACACCAAAATCACCAAAGGCAGCAGTAACATCTTTCTGGATCTCGGCTTTGATGAAGATCAAGCGGCCATTCTCAAGATGCGCGCCGAGGTCATGATCCGTATTGAAAAGCGCATCGCGGAGAACGGCTGGACACAGGCCGCAGCCGCCAGAGAGCTTGGCATCTCGCAGCCGCGCGTCTCGAAGATCAAGCGCGGCGAATGGAAAGACTTTTCGCTTGATACGCTGCTGACCATCGCTTCGCGGCTGGGCCTTCGTCCCAGGCTCAAACTGGCTGCGTGA
- a CDS encoding type II toxin-antitoxin system RelE/ParE family toxin: MKPIFFIGSSRDDLREFPVEVRKSLGDELLRVQHGLMPVDFKPLKDVGRGAYEIRVRLNGAWRVIYVAKFANAVYVLHAFEKKTQKTSQSDMELAKRRYKLIGE, encoded by the coding sequence ATGAAGCCCATTTTCTTCATCGGCAGCAGTCGGGACGACCTGCGGGAGTTTCCAGTAGAGGTCCGCAAATCGCTTGGCGATGAGCTTCTCCGCGTGCAGCATGGGCTGATGCCGGTTGACTTCAAGCCCTTGAAGGACGTGGGCAGAGGCGCCTATGAAATCCGGGTCCGCCTCAATGGTGCCTGGCGCGTGATTTACGTTGCGAAGTTTGCGAACGCTGTTTATGTGCTGCACGCCTTCGAGAAGAAGACTCAGAAGACGAGCCAGAGCGATATGGAGCTTGCGAAACGGCGATACAAGCTGATTGGAGAATGA